The following is a genomic window from Bordetella petrii.
ACGGCGCGCGCCCTGTGTGGCATCGCCGCCATGCTGGATTTCCGCGTGCTGGTGTGCGACCCGCGCGAAGAGCTGTACGCCGGCTGGGATGCGCCGCATTGCACCCTGCTGACCAGCATGCCCGACGACGCCGTGCTCGAGATCGGCGTGGACGCGCGCACGGCCATCGTGGCCCTGACGCACGATCCCAAGCTCGACGACATGGCCTTGCTGGAAGCCCTGAAATCGCCGGCCTTCTATGTCGGCGCGCTGGGGTCGCGCCCCAACCAGGCCAAGCGCCGCGAACGCCTGCGCCAGTTCGACCTGGACGACGCCCAGATCGCGCGCCTGCACGGTCCGGTGGGCCTGCGCATCGCCAGCCGCACGCCTGCCGAGATCGCGGTAGCCGTGGCGGCCGAGCTGGTGTGGGTGCGAAATTCCCTGGGCACCGCCCAGGCGTCGTCTTATCTGGACGTTGGCAGCCTGCCTGACGGCACGTCGCGCATCAAGGCCGATCCGGCCGCATAACCACGCCGGCGCGCCGCGCGCCGCCGGCCCTGGAATGCCACCCTCAGGAGTGCCGCATGAGCCTTGCCAATCCGTCCCGCCGTTCGTTCCTGAAGACAGTCGCCATCGGCGGCACGACGATCTACATTGCGCCGCTGGGCAGCAAGGCGTATGCCGCGCTGTTCGAACAGCAATTGCTGACGCCGGTGCAATGGAACGCGACCGACGGGCGCGCCCGGTTCCGCATCGACGGCATCGCCAAGGTGACCGGCTCGAAAATCTTCGCGCGCGACATTCGCGCGCGCGACCTGCCCAACTGGCCGCACGAGCAGTCACATGCGTTGATCCTGCGCGCCACCCGGGCCGACCGCCAGTATGCCGGCCTGGACCTGGCCGTGCTGGGCCTGGACCTGCAGCCCGACCGGCTGGTGACCGCGCAAGATCTGGAAAGCGACGGCATTGCCTTTCCGTCGTTCTATGGCGACGACATGCTGCTGCCTGAAGGCAAGACGCCCGCCTACCTGGGCCACGCCGTGGCCATCCTGATCTATCACGATTTCGCGCGGTTTCGCTATGCCAAGAACAAGCTGCAGTTCCGCGACGACGTGGTGCGGTATGGCGCGCACACCGGGCCCTTGCAGCGCGATCCGTGGGGCACGTTCCGGTTTGTGCGTGTCGGAGGCGCCACCGGCTACGACGAAGATGTTTATTCCAGCCTGAAAGATGCGCCGGTGTTTCCCAGCACCATGCGCAAGCATTTGCCGGTATGGCCCGACGGCATTGATCACGGCAAGCTGGGCGAGCAAGGCATGTACTACGCCGCACGCATCGCCGCCGAGCTCGACCAGCCGCCGGCCGACTGGCTGGTCATGCAGCGCGACTATCAAACGCAATCGGTGGACACGGCTGCGCTGGAGCCCGACAACGCCAACTGCTGGTACGACGCCGGACAGCAGGCGCTGCATATGGTCGTGCCCACCCAGTCGCCGCAAGAAGTGGCGGAAAGCACGGCCGAAATGACCGCCAAGGGGCGTTATCCGGTGCGCAAGGTGTTCCTGCACCCCTGCTATACGGTGGGCTACGGCTCGAAAGACCACTGCAATATGCCGTTCTATGGGGTGGTCTGCGCGCTGTACGGCGAGGGCCGCCCGGTGCGCATCGCCAACGACCGCTACGAACAATTCCAGACATCTCTCAAGCGCCACGCTTTCGACATGCGCTACCGCATCGCGGTGGATCGCAAGACAGGGCTGATGCAGGCCTTCCAGGGGCACCTCGAGGCCAATGGCGGCGGACGCGCCAATTTTTCGCCGTCGGTGGCGATGGTGGGCGCGACGGCCGCGCAGTCCATCTACTACTTTCCGAAGAACGACCTGACGGCTGTCGCCAACGCCAGCCGCGCCATCGATGCCGGCTCGGCGCGCGGCTACGGCACCTTGCAAAGCATGGCCGCCACCGAAATGATGGTGGACGAGATCGCGGCCGAACTGCAGCTCGATCCCATCGAGTTCCGGCTGCGCAATGTGCTGAAGTCGGGCATGAAGAACACCCAGGGCGCGGTGCCGGCTGGCGCCGTGCGGGCCGATGAAATCCTGCGCAAAGCGGCGGCTCATCCATTATGGACCGGACGCGCCCGCAAAAAGGCCGATTACGAGAGTGACCATCCGGGCCAGCGCTACGGCGTGGGTTTCGCCTGTGTGCAGAAAGACTTCGGCACCGGCGCCGAATCGTCATTTGCGCGCGTCGAGGTCGACGCGCAGGGCCGCATCAGCCTGTTCCACAGCGGCACCGAGATCGGCACCGGCATGAGCACGTCGCAGGCGCTGGTGTGCGCCCGGTGGCTGGGCATGCCGGCCACCCAGGTGACGACCTCGGTGATCGACTGGCCCGAATTGCCCATGCACACCAGCGGCGACCCCTACCTGATGAGCCAGCAAGAGCAGGATCGCCTGTCGCGCGATCCCGCCTGGACGCCGGCCTATGCCTCGCCGTCCAGCGCCACCAACTCGGCATTCTATTTCGCGCACACGACCCGCGAGGCCGCGCGCGTGGTGTTCTTGCACGGCTTGTGGCCCGCCGCGCTGGACTTCTGGCAGCGCGGCCTGGGCGGCGGGCAGGCCGCGCCGCTGGTGGTGCGGCCCGAAGATGCGCGCTGGGAACAAGGCGCCCTGACCTGCGCGGGCATGCAGCCGCTGCCCCTGGCCCAGCTGGCGCAACGCGCCCACGAAATGGGCCTGGTGACCGGCGCGGTCGTGCACGCGTTCAACCGCTGGCAATGGACCGAGGCCGAATTTCCCATCGATGACCAGGCGCACCGATTGCCATTGGACGGCCTGGCGCTGCGCCACGGTGTTGGCGCGGCGGGCGCGCCCCGCGATGCTCATGAGCCCGCGGCTGGCAATTACCGGGTCGTGCCGCGCACCCAAGTGTTCATTCCGCCGGTTCAGCGCAATAACGCGGCGGTAACCTACTACACCGCGGTGGGCACCCTGGTTGAACTGGCCGTGCATGAAGCCACGGGCAAAGTCGAGCTGCTGTCGCACCATTCGCTGATGGAATGCGGCAACATGATTTCGCCCGAGCTGGTTTCCAGCCAGCTGCAGGGCGGCCTGGCCATGGGCATCGGCCATGCCCTGCACGAATACCTGCCGCTGTACGAAGACGGCCCCGGCAATGGCACCTGGAACTTCAACCGCTATCACCTGCCATTGGCCAGCGAGGTGGCCCTGTGGAAGCAGACCGCCGACATCCTGCCGCCGCTGTCAGAAACCGACCCGCCCAAGGGCGTGGCCGAGGTCGTGATGATTCCTGTCGTGGGCGCCATCGTCAACGGTCTGGCCCACGCGATCGATCACCGGTTTACCGCCTTGCCCGTCACCCCCGGGCGAATACTGGAGGCCCTGGCATGAGCATCCCCACCGAATCTCTCAGCCTGACCATCAATGGCAAGGCCATCGGCCCGCTGCAAGTGCCGGCCAACCTGATGATGATCGATTTCCTGCACGAGTATGCGGGGCTGACCGGGTCGCGGCTGGGTTGCGGCCAGGGCATCTGCCACGCCTGCGTGGTCATCCTGGACAAGCCCGACGGCACCAGCGAGGAAATCCGCACCTGCATCACCGGCGCGCTGTTCTTCCAGGGCAAGCGCGTGCGCACGGTCGAGGCGCACGGCCGGCGCAATGCGCAGGGGGAAACCGTGGAGCTGTCGCCGATCCAGCAGAAATTCCTGGATCACTACAGCTTCCAGTGCGGCTACTGTACGCCCGGCTTCGTCAATGCCGCCACCGTGCTGGTCGAGCGGCTGCGACGCCAGCCGATCGAGCGGGCGCAGGTCGAAGAGGTGGTCACCCAGGCCCTGGATCACCACATCTGCCGATGTACCGGCTATGTGCGCTACCACCAGGCAGTCAAGGACGTGGTGCTCAGCACCCCCGGCCTGACGACCGGAGTCTGACCATGGCCCAGCTACTGTTCATGCGAGCCACGCTGGCGGCCGCTGGCTTGGCGGCCCTGGCCGCCTGCAGCCAGGGCGATGATGCGCCCCCGCCGCCCGAGCCGCCCATCGCGGCCGGGCAAGACACGCTGCTGCGCGGACGCTACCTGGTGCGGGCGGCCGACTGCGCCGCCTGCCATACCGCCGAGAACGGCGCGCCCTTTGCCGGCGGCGTGCCGCTGGCTTCGCCGTTCGGAAAGTTCTATGGCACCAACATCACGCCCGACGCCGAGCACGGCATCGGCAAGTGGAACGCCGACGACTTCTACGCCGCCCTGCACGATGGCGTGGCCCCGGACCGGCACCTGTATCCAGCCATGCCCTATACCTCGTACCGGCAACTGAGCCGCGCCGACAGCGACGCGATGTTTGCGTACCTGCGTAGCGTCAAGCCGGCGCCGGTGCCCAACCGCGAGCCGGAGCTCAGTTTTCCGTACAACCTGCGCTTCGGTGTGCGGTTCTGGAACTGGCTGTTCCTGGAAGACAGCCTGCCAGACGCCTCGCGTGGCGACTCCCAGGCCTGGCTGCGCGGCCGCTATCTGGCCGGCGCGCTTGGCCATTGCGCCGAATGCCATACGCCGCGCGGCAAGCTGGGCCAGCTCGATGCCGAACGGCCCTTGCAAGGCGGCGCGCTGGGCCGCATCAAGGCGCCAGACATCTCGCCCGGGGGGCTGGCCGCGCGCGGCTGGACGGCCGGCGACCTGAATGCCCTGTTCGCCACCGGCATTGCGCCCCAGGGCGCGGTATTCGACGAAATGTTCCCGGTCGTGCACTTGAGCACGCAGCATCTGGCTAAAGAGGACATTGCGGCGCTGAGCACCTACCTGCTCGGCGACGCGCCGGCCGCGCCCACGGCGGTGCGTCCAGCCGAAATGGAACCCCGGCTGCGCGACAGCGGAAACCGCCTGTATACCGCGCTGTGCGCCGGCTGCCATGGCTTCGAGGGCGAAGGCAAACCGGGCGTCGCGGTGGCCATGCAGGGCAGCGCCGCGCTGCGCGACGCCGATGCGCATAACCTGGTCGCGGTCATGCTGGATGGCATCAAGGCGCAGGATTTTCCCGGCACCGCCGCCATGCAGGCCATGCCCGGTTTCGCCGGCACGCTCAGCAACGCCGAACTGGCCGACCTGGCCAATTACCTGCGCGCCCGCTGGGGTGGACAGGCATCTGGCGTTACCGCGGAGTCAGTCCAGGCGCTGCGCCAATGATCCGGCCACGAAGTTGATGTAAATCAAAAGGAATCCTGTCTGAGTCGCTATCCTGGAATAGAGAATTCAACTCGCAATTCAATATCACGGAGCGCTCCATGCAGAAAATCCTGGTCCCCATCGATGGTTCCGAATGCGCCCTGCGCGCCTTGCAAACGGCCATAGCCATGGCGGGGCGGCATGGCGACACCGAGCTGCATTTGCTGAACGCCCCGCTGCCTATTCTGTCGGGCCACGCGCGCATGTTCCTCAGCAAGCAAGATGTGCAGAACTACTATGACGACGAAGGCGACAAGGCCCTGGTCGATGCCCGCCAGGCCGCCGAACAGGCCGGCGTGCCGTTCGTTACCGTGGTGCAGCCGGGGCATTCGGCGCAAATCATTGCCGACTACGCCCGCACCCACCAATGCGCCCACATCGTCATGGGCACGCGCGGCCTCAGCGCCCTGCCCGGCATACTGCTGGGTTCGGTGGCCAGCAAAGTCATCCACCTGGCCGACGTGCCCGTCACGCTGGTGAAGTAGTTTCAGCCCGGCCCGCCGCCTACGGGCGGCCCGGGCTGCCTTTCCAGAGGCGCAGCAGGGGTTCGGGCGCACGCGCCTCGGGCACCTGGAACCGCACGGCGGGCGCCTCGTCCACGAACCAGATCTCAATTCTGAAATACCGCTGGTCGCCGCCGCCCGGCTCGTCCGCGCCGGCCGCCAGCGGCGCGGCCTGGAGCAAGGCCTGGCACACTTCCCGGCGGGTATCCTCGGGGCACGAGCGCAAATCGATGTCGCGCGGCGCCGCGCGGGCCGGCAGGTAGGCCACCCCACCCTGGCGCGACAGCCGCACCAGCGTGGCCTGCGATAGAGGCGGCAGTTCGATCATGGCAGCACGCCTACCTGGCGCCAGGCTTCGCGCACGGCCTGTCGGGTGGCCGCGTCGGCGCTGGCGGCCTCGAGGGTCAGCGTCGCAAAAGACGCGAAATCGGCCTGCGCGCCCAGGCGCTTGTCGCGCAAAGCGTCGTACCACACGCGCCCCGCCCGCTGCCAGGCCGGCCCGCCCAGCGCCGTGGCGGCCAGGTAAAAGGCCCGGTTGGGAATGCCCGAATTGATATGCACCCCGCCATTGTCATCGGTGGTGTCGACGTAATCCTGCATATGGGCGGGCTGCGGGTCTTTGCCCAGCGCCGGGTCATCGTAGGCGGAGCCGGGCTGCGCCATCGAGCGCAATGCGCGCGCGTTGACGGCCGAGGTGAACAGGCCGGCGCCGATCAGCCAGTCCGCCTGGTCGGCTGTCTGGCCGGCACGATGCTGCTTGACCAGCGACCCGAACACATCCGACAGGGACTCGTTCAACGCCCCGGACTGCCCCTGGTAGCGCAGGCCGGCTTCGTGGTCGATGACGCCATGGCTCAGCTCGTGGCCGACGATATCGACGGCCACGGTAAAGCGGTTGAAGACCTCGCCGTCGCCATCGCCGAACACCATTTGCGCGCCGTTCCAGAAGGCATTGTCGTAGTCCTCGCCGTAGTGCACGGTGCCCACCAGCGGCAGGCCCGCATTGTCGATGGAATGGCGGCGATACACCTGCCAGAACATGTCGTAGGTGGCTCCCAGGTGCTCATAGGCCTCGTCGACCGCCGGGTCGCCGCTGGGCGGCTGGCCTTCTGCGCGCACCAGCAGGCCCGGCAGGACGGTGCCATTGGTGGCGCTGTGCACCGCGCGACTCACCTGGCCGGGCGGCGAAACCGCGGTTGCCGGCGCGCGCGTTCCGGCGGGCGCGGCCGTGGCGGTGGCGCGCAGGCTGCGCGCCTGCGCTTCCAGGCGCAGGGTGCTCAGGGCGCGCTGGCGCACGCGCGGACTGGCATGGCGCGTCAGGCGGTCGAGCATGTAGGGCGGAATCACGCCGGAGCACCAGGGATCGGACATGACACGGGACATGAACGGGCCTCCTTGGCCGGATGTGGCCGGCTACGCTTTCACATTAGCAGAAAAGCATGGCGCCGGTATCGCATGCCCGCCGCCTGGACCAAGCCCCCAAGGCTTCTTGCTATTCACAAAGGATTTGCAATAATGACTGCGCTCGCGGCGGGGGAACCAAGCCGGTCCGACGGGCTCTTACAGCGGGCCATCCTTCAAACAACACAAGAGAATCACCATGATCAAATCTGATGATACCGGCAAGCTCATCCTGCGCCTGAGCCTGGGCATACTGGTGCTGATGCACGGCCTGGCGAAACTTTCCGGCGGCGTGGGCGGCATCGCCGGCATGCTGTCCGGACACGGCCTGCCCGGCTTTCTGGCCTATGGCGCCTACGTCGGCGAGGTCGTCGGGCCGCTCCTGGTCATTCTGGGCCTGTACAGCCGCCTGGGCGCGCTGTTTATCGTGATCAACATGATCGTGGCCATCCTGCTGGCGCACATGGGGCAATTGTCTTCCCTCACGCAACAAGGGGGCTGGGCCCTGGAACTGCAAGGCATGTACCTGTTCGGCGCCCTGGCCGTGGCGTTCATGGGCGCGGGCCGTTTCTCCCTTGGCGGTTCCGGCGGCCGCTGGAACTGAAGCCCGTTTCTTCTGTAGCGAGAGCCGCGCGCCCGTTGGGCGTGCCGGCTTGTGGGCGGGGCCGCGCAAGCGGCCCCGTCTGTATTGGCGCCAGGCATTGGTGCTAGCATGAACCGGTGCATCAGCCGGGGCACGCCCCGACGCTGCCAGGAGACCGCCATGAAACACGCTCTTGCCATGCTGGCATTGGCCGCCGCGCTGGGCGGCCCGTTGGCCGCGCGGGCCGAATTGCCCGTGGGCGCGCCGGCGCCCGATTTTTCGGCGCCCGCCTCGCTGGGCGGCCAGGTATACACCTTCAAGCTGGCCCAGGCGCTGGCGCAGGGGCCGGTGGTGCTGTACTTCTATCCCGCGGCTTTCACGCAGGGGTGCACCATCGAGGCGCGCAACTTCGCCGAGGCTACCGACGACTACCAGGCGCTGGGAGCCAAGGTCATTGGCGTGTCGGCCGACGATATCGACACATTGAAGAAGTTCTCGGTCAGTGAATGCCGCAGCAAATTCGCGGTGGCCGCCGATGGCGACCAGTCCATCATGAAGGCCTACGATGCCGTGCACGATCGCCGGCCCGAGTACGCCAAGCGGGTTTCTTACGTGATCACGCCGGACGGCAAGATTCTGTACGCCTATACCGACATGAGCCCGGACCACCACGTGGCCAATACCCTGCAGGCGTTGCGCCAGTGGCGCGCGACGCAGCCCGGGGCCGGCCAGTAGCCGGCGCGGCCTCGCGACAGGCTCAGCGAGTAGCGCCGGGCAGGATTTCCAGCACGCGCTCGGTCGGGCGGCACAGGCGGGCGCCCTGCTCGGTGACCACGAACGGGCGGTTGATGAGAATCGGATTCTCGACCATGGCGTCGAGCAGTTCGTCGTCGGATACGCCGGCCGCGTCCAGGCCCAATTCCTGGTAAACCGGCTCTTTGGCGCGCACGGCCTCTCGCACGCTTAGCCCCGATTGCTGGATGAGGCCGGCCAGCGTCTGGCGGGACGGCGGCGATTTCAGGTATTCGATGACGGTGGGTTCGATTCCTGCGTCACGGATCATCTGCAGCACATTGCGCGAGGTGCTGCAGCGCGGGTTGTGATAAATGGTGGCGGACATGCGAACTCCTTGGCCAAAGCCACAGTCTACCCAATCGGGCCGCGCGGCGGCAGGCCTGCCCTAGCTGAACGGCCACACCGTGGGGTGCGTGCCAGGCGGCATCGAGGGCCGTGCCCAACGCGCCGGCGTCAGCGAGAACTGCGCCGCATGCCGCACCGCCGCCAATTGCCCGAAGCCCGACGATTCGCTTTCCAGAAAGCCCTCGATCGGCGGCATGGCGCACTGCAGGCCATCGGGAACGCGGCCCAGCGAGCGCAGCCAGCGCGCCGTCTGCGCCAGCGACACGCGCACATGCCACGAGCCGCCTTCGACGGCCTGGCGCGCCAGCGCCGCCTGCGCCCCGTAGGCCATCAGGTAGCCCGAGGCGTGGTCGAGTATCTGCATGGGTAGCGGCTTGGGGGCCTGCGAGCCGGCCGCCTGGGCCTCGGCGTGATTGAAGCCGGTGGCCGTCTGCACCAGTGAATCGAAACCGCGCCTTTGCGCCCAGGGGCCGCTGTCGCCATACGCCGACAGCGACACATAGACAATGCCCGGCCGCAGGCGGGCGGCTTCCTGAGGGCCGAAGCCCAGCGCCTGCATGGCGCCGGGCCGGTAGCCCTGCACGAACACATGGGCGCTGCGCAGCAGGTTGGCCAGCGCGATGCGGCCATCGGCGGTTTCCAGGTCAGCGTGCACCGACAGCTTGCCGCGGCTGGTTTCCGCGATGGTCTCGATGTTGGGCAGGTGTGGCGAGTTGATCAGCATGACATCGGCGCCATAGGCCGCGAGCGCGCGGCCGCATACCGGCCCGGCGATGATGCGCGTCAGGTCCAGCACGCGTATGTCTTTCAGCGGCCGGGCGTCGTGGCCGTAGCGTGGCAGCGGCCGAGGGTCGGCTTCGCCGATGCGCTCGACCGCAAGGGCCGGCTGGCCGGCCAGCGCCAGCCCTTGCGGGTGGCGATCCCATTCGTCGAAGCTGCGCATGGCGGCGACCACCAGCCCCGCTTCGGCGGCCTGCTGTTCGAAATCGAGCGCGCGCCATTGCGACAACGCCTGCTCGACTTGCGCTCGCGTGGTGGCGGCGCCAGTGGGGCAACCCAGCAAGGCCAGCGCGCCATCGCGATGGTGGGCGAAATTGGCATGGATGCGCACCCAGCCGCCGTCGCCGCAGCGGTACGCGCCCGTGATCTTGTCCCGCACCTCCGGCGTCACGCCGTCCAGCGTGAAATAGCTGCGGCATTCCTGCGCCGCGTGCAGCATGTCCACCGCCACCCGTTGCCGCGCGCCGCCGCGCAGGTGCCACAGCTCGGCGGCGGCCAGGGCTGCCGCCGCCATGCTGGCCTGGGCGGCCGTGCCTACCGGGAAAGATGACGGCAGCACTGGCTCGGCGCCCGACAAATCTATGTAGTCCATGGCCTCGTCGGGCATGTCGAGCGCGCGCCACAAGCCTTGCAGCGCATCGCGCGCGGTCTTGTTGCTGCGGGATTGCCCGTCGGGATATAGCGGGCGCGAGTCCATCAGGTTTGCCATTTCACTGCCACATCATCGTTTGGTTGTTCGATTACAGGGCGGCCCACGGACGGCGTCAATACGCCTGCCAGGCGCGCCGGGCCACCGGACACAACTTCTTGTAGGTTTTACATGTGCCCGGCGCGGTCCAGCCGCCGCAAGAAGACCTGCAGTTCCTTGATGACCTGCTGATCGCCCCGCGCCTGGGCCGCTTCGATGCCGCGTTGCCAGGCCGCGCGGGCGCCGGGCGCGTCGCCCTGCCCTTGCAGCGCCTTGCCCAGCCACTTCCAGGCCACTGAATAGCCCGGGTCGAATGCCAGCGCGGCCCGCAAATGCGGAACGGCCGTGGCGTATTGCTCGCCCTCTACGTAGGCCTTGCCCAGCGAAAAGCGCAATAGCAGGTTGTCCTGGCCTGTGGCCAGCATGGTTTCGAGTCGTTCAGTCAGGCTTTGCATGGTGTGTTCCCGTAGCGCTACGCCATGAAGCCATGATAGGCCATCGTGCCGCGGGCACCGGCCTGAACCATGTTCGTGCAAGGGAATCTGCGGCGCGGCGCTACACTCGACCCAAGGGCTGCCCGGGCAGCATGGCGGCCCGCCACATGAGGGTTAGGCCATGAGCACGATCTACGATTTTTCCGCCCTGGACTTGAACGGCGAAGAGCAGGCGCTGGACGCGTTTCGCGGCCGGGTGCTGCTGGTGGTGAACGTGGCTTCGCAGTGCGGGTTCACGCCCCAGTATGCCGGGCTGGAGGCGCTGTACCGCGATTACCATGCGGCCGGCCTGTCGGTGCTAGGGTTCCCGTGCGACCAGTTCGGCCACCAAGAACCCGGTGACGAGGCTGCCATTCGCGATTTCTGCACGACGCAATATGGCGTCACGTTCCCGATGTTCGCCAAGATCGAAGTCAACGGCCCCGACGCCCACCCGCTGTACCGCTGGCTGAAGGGTGAAAAACCCGGCGTGCTGGGCACCGAGGCCATTAAGTGGAACTTCACCAAGTTCCTGGTGGGCCGCGACGGCCAGGTCATCAAGCGCTACGCGCCGACGGACAAGCCTTCGGCCCTGAAAGACGACATTCTGCGCGCCTGCGAAGCGGACACCTGAGTCCGCTACGGCCGCGCCGATTGCAGCGGCGGCAGGCGCCGCCGCACGGGACTGGACTTGACGATGGCGGTGTTGGTTTCGGCAAACTCGGTGATGCGGTCCAGCACGCCGTCGAGCTGCGAGATGGATTTCAGCAGCAGCCGCGCGATGAAGCAGTCGTCGCCCGTCACCTTGTCGCATTCAACGAATTCGCCGATGCCGGCAATCAATTTTTCGACCTTGCGCAACTGCCCGGGCAGCGGGCGGATGCGCACGATGGCGGTCAGCGTGTATCCCAGCGCCACCGGGTCGATGTCCAGCGTATAACCCCGCACTACCCCGGACTCTTCCAGCCGGCGCAGGCGGTCGGCCACGCTGGGAGCCGACATGCCGACCTGGCGCGCCAGGTCGGCGGTGGTGGTGCGTGCATTGGCGGTCAGCAGCTGCACCAGGCGGCGGTCGATGCCGTCCAGGACGTCGTTTTCAATAGTTAGGTTATTTGCCATATAAATATTCAAAACAAAGGCAGATTTATAAAAATGCTATTTTTTCAATATACTATACCGCAAACCTGCCTGGGATAATTTCTTCATCGACATCGATTCTCGATGCGCACTTTAAAGGTGATGCGATGAAGGCCAACAATGAAGCGGGCGGGCTGGCGCAAATGGCCGCCGCCATGGCGATCTCGGGCACGGTGGGCGTGTTCGTGCTGGAGTCCGGGCAAAGCGCCTGGAACGTGGTGTTCTTGCGCTGTGTATTCGGCGCGCTGGGGTTGCTGGCCTACTGCCTGGCGCGCGGCCTGCTGCGCCCGGGCATCTTCACGCGCGCCACGCTGGGCTGGACGCTGGTGGCCGGCGTGGCCATCGTGTTGAACTGGGTGCTGCTGTTTTCGTCGTACCGGCTGGCGTCCATTTCACTGGCCACGGCCGTCTATAACTTCCAGCCCTTTTTCCTGATCGCGCTGGGCGCCATATTCCTGGGCGAACGCCCTACCCTGGGCAAGCTGGGCTGGTCGGTGGCGGCCTTCGGAGGCCTGTTGCTGGTACTGCGCATCGAGCCCGCCGAACTGGCCCAAGCCGGCGGCTACCTGCACGGCCTGGCGCTGGCTCTGGGCGCCGGCGCGCTGTATGCGGTCACGTCGATCATTGTCAAGCGGCTCAAGCATATTGCGCCGCACGTGCTGGCGCTGGTGCAGGTCAGCCTGGGCGCACTGCTGCTGTTGCCCATGGTGGAGTTCGCCGCCCTGCCCGCCGCGCCAGCGCAATGGGGCATATTGGCGGCCATCGGCCTGGTGCACACCAGCCTGACCTACATCCTGCTCTACTCCGCCATCCAGAAACTGCCCACCACGTCGGTGGCGGCGCTGGCGTTCATTTACCCCGCGG
Proteins encoded in this region:
- a CDS encoding CoA transferase; translated protein: MANLMDSRPLYPDGQSRSNKTARDALQGLWRALDMPDEAMDYIDLSGAEPVLPSSFPVGTAAQASMAAAALAAAELWHLRGGARQRVAVDMLHAAQECRSYFTLDGVTPEVRDKITGAYRCGDGGWVRIHANFAHHRDGALALLGCPTGAATTRAQVEQALSQWRALDFEQQAAEAGLVVAAMRSFDEWDRHPQGLALAGQPALAVERIGEADPRPLPRYGHDARPLKDIRVLDLTRIIAGPVCGRALAAYGADVMLINSPHLPNIETIAETSRGKLSVHADLETADGRIALANLLRSAHVFVQGYRPGAMQALGFGPQEAARLRPGIVYVSLSAYGDSGPWAQRRGFDSLVQTATGFNHAEAQAAGSQAPKPLPMQILDHASGYLMAYGAQAALARQAVEGGSWHVRVSLAQTARWLRSLGRVPDGLQCAMPPIEGFLESESSGFGQLAAVRHAAQFSLTPARWARPSMPPGTHPTVWPFS
- a CDS encoding tetratricopeptide repeat protein produces the protein MQSLTERLETMLATGQDNLLLRFSLGKAYVEGEQYATAVPHLRAALAFDPGYSVAWKWLGKALQGQGDAPGARAAWQRGIEAAQARGDQQVIKELQVFLRRLDRAGHM
- a CDS encoding glutathione peroxidase, with protein sequence MSTIYDFSALDLNGEEQALDAFRGRVLLVVNVASQCGFTPQYAGLEALYRDYHAAGLSVLGFPCDQFGHQEPGDEAAIRDFCTTQYGVTFPMFAKIEVNGPDAHPLYRWLKGEKPGVLGTEAIKWNFTKFLVGRDGQVIKRYAPTDKPSALKDDILRACEADT
- a CDS encoding Lrp/AsnC family transcriptional regulator → MANNLTIENDVLDGIDRRLVQLLTANARTTTADLARQVGMSAPSVADRLRRLEESGVVRGYTLDIDPVALGYTLTAIVRIRPLPGQLRKVEKLIAGIGEFVECDKVTGDDCFIARLLLKSISQLDGVLDRITEFAETNTAIVKSSPVRRRLPPLQSARP
- a CDS encoding DMT family transporter encodes the protein MKANNEAGGLAQMAAAMAISGTVGVFVLESGQSAWNVVFLRCVFGALGLLAYCLARGLLRPGIFTRATLGWTLVAGVAIVLNWVLLFSSYRLASISLATAVYNFQPFFLIALGAIFLGERPTLGKLGWSVAAFGGLLLVLRIEPAELAQAGGYLHGLALALGAGALYAVTSIIVKRLKHIAPHVLALVQVSLGALLLLPMVEFAALPAAPAQWGILAAIGLVHTSLTYILLYSAIQKLPTTSVAALAFIYPAVAIMLDYMVYGQRLAWSQVAGVSLILLAAAGVSLNWRLPRRQGGAGRDAGAARASRA